The genomic region AAATTAATCCAAAATCTTCTCCCTTCTTGTGCAATGTTATAACGATTGACAATAACATCATGCCCTTTATCTTGCTTGACATAAGTATAATCTTGAAAATTTTTATCAAATAAATTATAGACACCAAAACTCCCGCGTAAATTCTTGCTTAATTGATAACTTGCTACCAAATCAAATACCGCGTAGGGGTTATAATGTCCAATAGTATTTTTAATTTCAGAACCTTTAGCACCATTAATTACAGCACTTGTAGGCAAAATAGCTCTGGAAGATTTGTAATTTCCCATGATATAAATATCAAAGTCTTTGTAAGTGTAATCAAACTTGCCATATACTTGATGTTTTGGAGTATCTACAAGAGGTGATCCATGAAATATACCTTTAGTATAACGACTATCCAAAAATGTATAAGAACCCTCTAAAGAAAATCCGTAAAACTTTTGAGTATTTAAATAAATCTCAACCCCTTGGACATAAGCAGCATCTTGATTGGTAAACATATTGCAATAAGCATTACTTCCGGAGCTATCAAAAGGCACACATCTGGGAGTATCATTGGGATGGACAACAGCTTTAGCAATCTTATCAGCAAAATCATTGAAAAAATATGTAAAGCTCACTTCCCCAATATTTTCCCAATCAAATACAGCAGAAATTTCATAATTGACGCTATGTTCGGGCTTGAGATTTGGATTTCCTATATACGGAAATGCTCCTTGATTGCCATAACCATTGATTCCGGGAACAAGCTCATTAATATAAGGAGCCTTATACCCGGTAGAAATCCCCCCCTTTAAGGTAAAAAATTTCACAGGAGTATAAGCTAAATATACTCTGGGAGAAAAATTAGAACGATAAGTTTGATTGTAATCATAACGCAACCCCAGTGTGATAGATAACACCTCTAGAGGATCCCATTCGTCCTCTATGAACAAAGCTCCTGTATTCTGAGAAAATGTTGCAGGAGTTACCAGCAAATCACGCATCCACTCAAACCAATACCTTCCCCCTATGCTCAAATTATTACTATACCAACCTTCTCCAAGCGTGGAAACAAGCTTGGTATCTACAATCACATCACGACCTTCTAATTTTCTGTTGTCATAATTTTTTATCTTTCCGGGTTTATGCCCAATTACTCTGCCTTTATTGGCTGTATCGTTATACTGGATTGATGTATCCCATTTTCCAAAATCATAGCTTCCCTCATAAGCTAGGATAAAATTTGCCCTTGTGTTAATATAATTCTTTCTGGCACTCAATTCTCCCCCTAACTGCTGTTTAGAATTGTCATAATCATCATAAAAATATTGCGCATCTATATAAGTATAATTTTTGTCATCAATTTGCCATGCTAATCTCCCGCCCACATCATAAATATTAGCTTTTGTAGGCAATCCCAAATATACAGGAGTAGCAGGAGTTCGTATCAAAGTAACCCCATCTTTCTTATAAGACACTGAAGTATCCCAAGGGGTGCGAAAATATTCTCTGGTGCGCAATGAAAAAGCAAGTTTATCTTCTACAATAGGCATACTCAAATACATATCTTGAGAATATTGTGCCCCATATTTTTCCATATGCTGGTTTTGGATACTCGAAATATCTGCAGCACCTTCAAAATGCTTCATATTAGGCTTCTTGAGAATAATATTTACAATCCCTCCAATAGCATCGCTTCCATAAAGCGTGCTCATAGGACCTCGAATGATCTCAATTCTGTCAATCGCAGAGGAGGGAGGCATGAAACTTGAGAATGCTTGAGACCAACCAACATTGTCTGTAGCAATATTTCCCCCGGCATCTTGTCTATGCCCATCCATCATAATGAGTGTATAATCACTAGGCATACCCCGAATACTAATATTAAGCCCTCCTGTTTTGCCCATCTCTGTACCAATATCCACACCGGGGACTCCATTAACAGCGCCTGCTAAATCAAAAAATTGCTTTTGTCTAATTTGCTTACCGCTAATAATTGAGATACTCGCAGGAGCATCTTGTATATTTTGGGCAAAACCACTTGCAGACACAACAGATTTTTCTAAAGTATAAGTTTCTAGTGAATTATCTTGTGCAGTTAATAAAACCGGCAATAAGAACCATAATCTTTTTTTCATCACAATATTCCTCACTGATTTAATGCGTGGAATATTATGGTAATAATTCTTACAGCTAAATTAAATTATCAAGAAAATATGAATAAATAATAAAAATTTATAAAAAACTAAAACATATAAAAATAGGGATTTTTAAAACATAAAAATTATTTTCTAATAATATAAGGTACTCCTGTTACCCCCGCTTGCGCAAGCTCTTTGCCAATTTCAACAATTTGAGCAGTATTAACTTGTTTGGGTTGATAAGTCTTTTGGAATACTGATTTTAATAAAGTAATTTTATCTTTTTGAGATTTTTTTCCTTTGAGTTCATCATAAAAACTAGCTGCTTTTTGAATAGAATTCATTCCTAATGCCCCAACAACAAGAAGTTCAATATTGGACTTTTGCAAAGTATCCTCAAGTTTTTGAATTTCTTGATCACAATAAGGGCAATTTGGATCAACAACCATATAAGTCGTCTTAGATTTATCTTTTCCGCTTAATTTAACAACATTGCTTTTATCATATTTTTTAAATATTTCTAAAACCTGTTTGTCTGTGATTGTTTTGTTGTGTTTAAGGGATTCTTCATAGACTTTTCTAAGTGTATTTTTAAAATTTTCATCACTTGAAATCAAAAGTTCAGAAATACCAATAATTGTCTTGCCATCATCGCTTGCCAGTACCGGCATACGAAATCCATTAGGTTGCTCTAAAGAAATAATTTGTATCCCCTTAATATCTGTAGGTTTTGAATCAACCACTTTAACATCAATACCTTGGTTCTCTTTGATTGTTTTTTCCAAAATAGCATTATTAGCCATTAATAAAGACATACTCCAAGAAAATGTCATTGCAAACAAAATAATTTTTTTCATTCTTATCCTTAATTTTAGATTTTATATCATAATAAATCTTAGTAACAACCGGGTTATTTTGATTTTTTAAGATAGCCTTGCGCTTTTAACAATGAAACAATTTCTTTAAAAATTGGAGCTGCTGTTTGGCTTCCATAATAATCTTCATTTACATGCGATCCAAAAGCAACCACACCGATTGTATAAACATTCTCATTATCTTTTGCAAAACCAAAGAACGATCCATTATATAAATTATCATATTTCCCTTCTTTAGCAACCCTTGCTGTGCCTGTTTTCCCTCCTACTATCACCCCTTCAACCTTTGCAGAACGCCCTGTCCCGGAAGACACTACCTTGATGAGTAAATCTTGCATTTTTTGAGCTGTCAGCGCATCAATGACACGTTTCTTAGGAGGAAGTTTAGGAATATAAATATCTCCATTGGGGGCTTTAAGATTTTGAGTAAGATGAGGAGTAACTAAATAGCCACTATTAGAAAAAACGCTATACGCTCGTAATAATTGCATGAATGTTGTACGCAACCCATAGCCATAAGAAGCGCTCGCTTTATATATTTCCCCACTTAAAAGCTTGATACTTGGGAGAAGTCCATTCTTTTCATAGGGCAAATCAATCCCTGTAAATTCTGAGAGTCCAAAATTTTTTAATCCATCATAAAATTCTTTTCCACTTAAGCGTTGGGTAAGCTTAATCATCCCTACATTACTGGATCGTATAATCACATCTTCGATAACAGGATTTTTTGGTGGAGTAGAATCATCTCTAACAATGTATTTTCCTAGTCTATAAATACCATGGTTCAAATCAATACTTTGCATCGGGTTGATTAAATTCTTATCAAGCAATATAGAATAAATAATAGGCTTAATCGTACTGCCAGGCTCATAAGAAACTTCAATTGCATCAACATTTAAATGAGAATAATCTGATTTTTTAATATTTTTAGGATCAAAACGATTAGTTGTAGCCAAAGATAATATTTCACCTGTTCTGGGATTGATAATGCCCACAACTATCTCATCTGATTTATACTTTTTCTTAGCTATATCTAGAATTTCTTCAACCTTTTTTTGCAACTTTAAAGGAGTAGTTAAATATACATTAAAACCATCTTCTCTAGGTATATATTTAGAATCTTTATTTTCAATGATATTAAATCCTATATCGCGTTTTCCCTCAAGTTTGCCATTTTGTTTGGGCGATAAAATATCATCACGATATTTTTCTATCCCCTTTACCCCTTGCGTAGTAGTAATTTTACCTAATTCAACTTTTTTGGTATAGCCAATCACAGGTTCTAAAATATCTCCATATGTATAAACACGACTGATCCCGCTCACCTCAATATCAATACCCATCTTTTGGATAATCCGACCACTTTTGTCTTCATATTCTCTAAACACATCATAAGCTAAAAGTTTTGAATTAAGTTCTCTAAGATTGGCTGCAGTATTTGGACTAATGGTATAAGAAATAACGTTATAGCCTTTTGGAGCAATTTTTTCAAGAATAACCTGTTTGGGGATATTGCTATAAATAGAAAAAAGATTGACAAAAAGTTCTCTCTTCTCCGGATCAATAGATTGGGTATTGACACTGACTTTATAGAGTTTCTTACTTGCAGCCAAATCAAATCCATCTTGACTATAAATAGACCCCCTTAGGGCTACATCTGTTTTAGAAACAACAAGACCGGGCATCTTGCGTGGGATAACAATTTTGGTATAAACAATCCCTGCAAAAATAATAAGACACAAAACAAGTACGACAAATACTAAAAATATCTTTTCTGATTTTTTTAATGCTTCATCCATTAAAATACTTAAATTTGTGTCCTCAAAATC from Helicobacter sp. 11S03491-1 harbors:
- a CDS encoding TonB-dependent receptor, yielding MKKRLWFLLPVLLTAQDNSLETYTLEKSVVSASGFAQNIQDAPASISIISGKQIRQKQFFDLAGAVNGVPGVDIGTEMGKTGGLNISIRGMPSDYTLIMMDGHRQDAGGNIATDNVGWSQAFSSFMPPSSAIDRIEIIRGPMSTLYGSDAIGGIVNIILKKPNMKHFEGAADISSIQNQHMEKYGAQYSQDMYLSMPIVEDKLAFSLRTREYFRTPWDTSVSYKKDGVTLIRTPATPVYLGLPTKANIYDVGGRLAWQIDDKNYTYIDAQYFYDDYDNSKQQLGGELSARKNYINTRANFILAYEGSYDFGKWDTSIQYNDTANKGRVIGHKPGKIKNYDNRKLEGRDVIVDTKLVSTLGEGWYSNNLSIGGRYWFEWMRDLLVTPATFSQNTGALFIEDEWDPLEVLSITLGLRYDYNQTYRSNFSPRVYLAYTPVKFFTLKGGISTGYKAPYINELVPGINGYGNQGAFPYIGNPNLKPEHSVNYEISAVFDWENIGEVSFTYFFNDFADKIAKAVVHPNDTPRCVPFDSSGSNAYCNMFTNQDAAYVQGVEIYLNTQKFYGFSLEGSYTFLDSRYTKGIFHGSPLVDTPKHQVYGKFDYTYKDFDIYIMGNYKSSRAILPTSAVINGAKGSEIKNTIGHYNPYAVFDLVASYQLSKNLRGSFGVYNLFDKNFQDYTYVKQDKGHDVIVNRYNIAQEGRRFWINLSMNF
- a CDS encoding penicillin-binding protein 2, with translation MDEALKKSEKIFLVFVVLVLCLIIFAGIVYTKIVIPRKMPGLVVSKTDVALRGSIYSQDGFDLAASKKLYKVSVNTQSIDPEKRELFVNLFSIYSNIPKQVILEKIAPKGYNVISYTISPNTAANLRELNSKLLAYDVFREYEDKSGRIIQKMGIDIEVSGISRVYTYGDILEPVIGYTKKVELGKITTTQGVKGIEKYRDDILSPKQNGKLEGKRDIGFNIIENKDSKYIPREDGFNVYLTTPLKLQKKVEEILDIAKKKYKSDEIVVGIINPRTGEILSLATTNRFDPKNIKKSDYSHLNVDAIEVSYEPGSTIKPIIYSILLDKNLINPMQSIDLNHGIYRLGKYIVRDDSTPPKNPVIEDVIIRSSNVGMIKLTQRLSGKEFYDGLKNFGLSEFTGIDLPYEKNGLLPSIKLLSGEIYKASASYGYGLRTTFMQLLRAYSVFSNSGYLVTPHLTQNLKAPNGDIYIPKLPPKKRVIDALTAQKMQDLLIKVVSSGTGRSAKVEGVIVGGKTGTARVAKEGKYDNLYNGSFFGFAKDNENVYTIGVVAFGSHVNEDYYGSQTAAPIFKEIVSLLKAQGYLKKSK